From a single Natronorubrum tibetense GA33 genomic region:
- a CDS encoding long-chain-fatty-acid--CoA ligase — MTNLVTNLAAAVEEYGDNTAIGYQGSETNYEEFWGQTGAFATALESRGVGADDRVAIYLPNVPPFLIAFHGTLRAGGAVVPMNPQYKAREIGHLLSDSEAKVVVALADLVPFVKEVQDETSVEHVVSVGGDADGATELTEFLEPGDPDIVDRDDDDVAVQPYTSGTTGQPKGVQLTHDNLASNANAASELIPDGIREDDKQLGVLPLFHIYGMTVVMNSTLFNGGAFYPLPSWDAQEAVSLIEEEELTLMHGVPAMYNDVINQPNAEEFDFSSVRLCGVGGSGIPVEVLRKFEELYEPKVYEGYGLTETSPITHFNSPVEGRRVGSAGKTVPGVDSKVVDDEFEEVAPVDEGPVDEETTDLREITGEIVVAGRNVMKGYYGLPEANEEAFTEEGGRRWFHTGDIGYHDEDGFYYVVDREKHMIVTGGYNVYPREVEELLFEHEAVADAAVAGIPDERRGETIKAFIVPTPDADVTADEIREYCLTNLAEYKHPREVEFVEELPRTTTGKVQKFKLRGEEAE, encoded by the coding sequence ATGACAAATCTTGTCACTAATCTCGCGGCAGCCGTCGAGGAATACGGCGATAACACCGCAATCGGCTATCAGGGGTCTGAAACGAACTACGAGGAGTTCTGGGGGCAAACCGGCGCCTTCGCGACCGCACTCGAGAGTCGCGGCGTCGGGGCCGACGATCGCGTTGCGATCTATCTGCCGAACGTGCCGCCGTTTCTGATCGCCTTCCACGGGACGCTTCGAGCCGGCGGGGCCGTCGTCCCGATGAACCCGCAGTACAAAGCCCGAGAGATCGGCCACCTGCTCTCCGACAGCGAGGCCAAAGTGGTCGTCGCGCTGGCCGATCTCGTCCCGTTCGTCAAAGAGGTCCAGGACGAGACGAGCGTCGAACACGTGGTCAGCGTCGGCGGCGACGCCGACGGCGCGACGGAACTGACGGAGTTCCTCGAGCCGGGCGATCCCGACATCGTCGACCGAGACGACGACGACGTCGCGGTCCAGCCCTACACGTCGGGGACGACGGGCCAGCCCAAGGGTGTCCAGCTTACCCACGACAATCTCGCATCGAACGCGAACGCCGCCTCGGAGCTGATCCCCGACGGAATCCGTGAGGACGACAAACAGCTCGGCGTTCTCCCGCTGTTCCACATCTACGGGATGACCGTCGTGATGAACTCGACGCTGTTCAACGGCGGCGCGTTCTACCCGCTGCCATCGTGGGACGCACAGGAGGCTGTCTCGCTCATCGAAGAGGAGGAACTGACGCTGATGCACGGCGTCCCCGCGATGTACAACGACGTCATCAACCAGCCAAACGCCGAAGAGTTCGACTTCTCTTCGGTGCGGCTCTGCGGCGTCGGTGGCTCCGGGATTCCGGTCGAAGTCCTGCGCAAGTTCGAAGAGCTGTACGAGCCGAAGGTCTACGAGGGCTACGGCCTGACCGAGACGAGCCCGATCACCCACTTCAACAGCCCGGTCGAAGGGCGACGCGTCGGAAGCGCGGGCAAAACGGTCCCCGGCGTCGACTCGAAGGTTGTCGACGACGAGTTCGAGGAAGTCGCGCCGGTCGACGAGGGACCGGTCGACGAGGAGACCACGGATCTCCGCGAGATCACCGGCGAAATCGTCGTCGCCGGACGGAACGTGATGAAAGGCTACTACGGCCTGCCGGAGGCCAACGAGGAGGCCTTTACCGAGGAGGGCGGCCGACGCTGGTTCCACACCGGCGACATCGGCTACCACGACGAGGACGGCTTCTACTACGTCGTCGACCGCGAGAAGCACATGATCGTCACCGGCGGCTACAACGTCTACCCGCGCGAGGTCGAAGAGTTACTCTTCGAGCATGAGGCCGTCGCCGACGCCGCCGTCGCCGGAATTCCCGACGAACGCCGCGGCGAGACGATCAAGGCGTTCATCGTCCCCACGCCTGACGCAGACGTGACCGCAGACGAGATCAGGGAGTACTGCCTGACCAACCTCGCGGAGTACAAACACCCCCGGGAGGTCGAGTTCGTCGAGGAACTGCCGCGGACCACGACCGGGAAGGTCCAGAAGTTCAAACTCCGCGGGGAGGAGGCCGAATAA
- a CDS encoding 2-oxo acid dehydrogenase subunit E2 — protein MPPTDTESDRNDDESPADADETGRTVREEHSLSRMRATIANRLQESYRSAVHVTANRDVDAEELLRATEIADDRLEADVSVVDLLLCAVSATLADHPAFNATFEDETHRLYEEHNVGVAVDLDAGLVAPVLRDIGSKSLGEVATERRRLTDAVQSGEYTMSDLRGGTFTVTNLGALGVDSFTPIINPPEIAILGVNRIRERPQRGDDGIEFRKRIGFDLSFDHRIVDGADAARFLGSLAEYTETAERFVPDP, from the coding sequence ATGCCACCGACCGATACGGAGTCCGACCGGAACGACGACGAGTCGCCGGCGGACGCAGACGAGACGGGACGTACCGTCCGCGAGGAACACTCGCTCTCTCGAATGCGAGCGACCATCGCGAACCGACTGCAGGAGAGCTATCGGAGCGCGGTTCACGTGACCGCGAACCGGGACGTTGACGCGGAGGAACTGCTGCGGGCGACGGAGATCGCGGACGATCGCCTCGAGGCGGACGTCTCCGTCGTCGACCTCCTGTTGTGTGCGGTCTCGGCGACGCTCGCCGACCATCCGGCGTTCAACGCGACGTTCGAGGACGAGACGCATCGGCTGTACGAGGAGCACAACGTCGGCGTCGCCGTCGACCTCGACGCGGGCCTCGTCGCGCCCGTACTCCGCGATATCGGGTCGAAGTCCCTCGGCGAGGTGGCGACGGAACGGCGACGACTGACGGACGCGGTGCAGTCGGGGGAGTATACTATGAGCGATCTTCGCGGCGGCACGTTTACCGTCACGAACCTTGGCGCGCTCGGTGTCGATTCGTTCACGCCGATCATCAACCCGCCGGAGATCGCGATTCTCGGCGTCAATCGCATCCGAGAACGGCCACAACGGGGCGACGACGGGATCGAGTTCCGCAAGCGGATCGGTTTCGATCTCAGCTTCGACCACCGAATCGTCGACGGAGCCGATGCGGCCCGATTCCTCGGATCGCTCGCGGAGTATACGGAGACTGCCGAGCGATTCGTTCCCGACCCGTAG
- a CDS encoding lipoyl domain-containing protein: MSPDDDRVAVDTGDVWPEDTDEDEGVVVNWFLREGSRVNAGEDLCEFQVEKVSVDVPAPVSGTLEEIVLEENDEFERGAVLAWIRPD, translated from the coding sequence ATGAGCCCGGACGACGACCGCGTCGCCGTCGACACGGGCGACGTCTGGCCCGAGGATACGGACGAGGACGAAGGTGTCGTCGTCAACTGGTTCCTGCGCGAGGGGAGCCGCGTCAACGCCGGCGAGGACCTCTGTGAGTTCCAGGTCGAGAAGGTGAGCGTCGACGTTCCGGCACCGGTGTCCGGGACGCTCGAGGAGATCGTCCTCGAGGAGAACGACGAGTTCGAACGGGGAGCCGTCCTCGCCTGGATTCGCCCGGACTGA
- a CDS encoding alpha-ketoacid dehydrogenase subunit beta, which produces MAQQEQEPASGGRTDRSLTMSRAMVEAIAHEMREDDDVFYMGEDVADYGGIFDSTQGLLEEFGYDRIMDVPISETAYIGAAVGAAQAGMRPIAELMFVDFFGVGMDQIYNQMAKNTYMSGGSVSVPMVLTAAVGGTYNDASQHSQTLYGTFAHLPGMKVVVPSTAYDAKGLMHNAIRNDDPVVYLFHKRLMGIGWMPAPDGPKTGVPEDEYTIPFGSADVKREGADVTVVTLGLHVHRALSAAESLADDGIDVEVIDLRTLVPLDTETIADSVAKTGRLVVVDEDYRSFGVTGEIVASVVEAEDGLADLEAVERVAVPDVPIPYARPMENEVIPDAEDITNAIRDAHASE; this is translated from the coding sequence ATGGCACAACAGGAGCAAGAGCCGGCGAGCGGCGGACGAACTGACCGATCGTTGACCATGAGCCGAGCGATGGTCGAGGCCATCGCCCACGAGATGCGCGAGGACGACGACGTCTTCTACATGGGCGAAGATGTCGCGGACTACGGCGGTATCTTCGACAGTACGCAGGGATTGCTCGAGGAGTTCGGCTACGACCGGATCATGGACGTCCCCATCAGCGAGACGGCCTACATCGGGGCGGCCGTAGGCGCGGCACAGGCCGGAATGCGCCCGATTGCCGAACTCATGTTCGTCGACTTCTTCGGCGTCGGCATGGACCAGATCTACAACCAGATGGCGAAGAACACCTACATGAGCGGCGGCTCCGTGAGCGTTCCGATGGTGCTTACGGCCGCGGTCGGTGGGACGTATAACGACGCCTCCCAGCACTCCCAGACCCTCTACGGGACCTTCGCACATCTGCCGGGGATGAAGGTCGTCGTACCCTCGACCGCCTACGACGCGAAGGGGCTGATGCACAACGCCATCCGCAACGACGACCCGGTCGTCTACCTGTTCCACAAGCGGCTGATGGGCATCGGCTGGATGCCGGCTCCGGACGGCCCGAAGACCGGCGTTCCCGAAGACGAGTACACGATCCCGTTCGGCAGCGCCGACGTCAAGCGCGAGGGGGCGGACGTGACCGTCGTCACGCTCGGTCTTCACGTCCACCGGGCGCTCTCCGCCGCAGAGTCCCTCGCCGACGACGGAATCGACGTCGAGGTGATCGACCTCCGGACGCTCGTCCCGCTCGACACCGAGACGATCGCCGACTCCGTCGCGAAGACCGGCCGGCTGGTCGTCGTCGACGAGGACTACCGCTCGTTCGGCGTCACCGGTGAGATCGTCGCGAGCGTGGTCGAGGCCGAGGACGGACTCGCCGATCTGGAAGCCGTCGAGCGGGTCGCCGTGCCGGACGTCCCGATTCCGTACGCGCGGCCGATGGAGAACGAGGTCATCCCGGACGCGGAGGATATCACGAACGCCATCCGCGACGCTCACGCCAGCGAATGA